Proteins found in one Plasmodium chabaudi chabaudi strain AS genome assembly, chromosome: 5 genomic segment:
- a CDS encoding phosducin-like protein 2, putative, which yields MNPKNKLTDICTSLTLEQAKEDITKECKLVKEQNKYPKDILPKNTLDQNINPLNSNETDENSDEEEIRKWREKRLMQLKKRQELKKDGVYIDVIEKDFIPTVVKNACVVCHFYDNNFKRCHILHTHLIKLANIHLATKFIKVEAKNCLFFMNKLNIKVLPSLCLFIDGVLVKTCIGFEDFGNKDEFKTKDLELFLFKKNLIRNTEYNESDEED from the exons ATGAACCCCAAAAATAAGCTAACAGATATTTGCACATCTCTAACCTTA GAGCAAGCAAAAGAGGACATAACCAAAGAATGCAAATTGGTGAaggaacaaaataaatatccaAAGGATATACTACCGAAAAATACATTGGACCAAAATATCAATCCCCTAAATTCCAACGAAA CAGACGAAAATAGTGATGAAGAGGAGATACGAAAATGGAGGGAGAAAAGATTAATGCAGcttaaa AAAAGGCAAGAACTAAAAAAAGATGGTGTTTATATAGATGTAATTGAAAAGGATTTCATACCCACAGTTGTTAAAAATGCTTGCGTA GTTTGCCATTTTTATGACAACAACTTTAAACGATGCCATATTCTACATACCCATTTAATCAAATTAgcaaatattcatttagcgacaaaatttattaa AGTAGAGGCTAAAAATTgcctattttttatgaacaaattaaatataaaggtTTTGCCGAGTTTATGCCTTTTTATCGATGGTGTGTTAGTCAAGACTTGTATTGGATTTGAAGATTTTGGAA ATAAAGatgaatttaaaacaaaGGATTTggaattgtttttatttaaaaaaaatcttaTTAGAAATacg gaATACAACGAAAGCGATGAAGAAGATTAA
- a CDS encoding acetyl-CoA transporter, putative, with the protein MNKSSHGNTNTNLMKERKPKQKTDDEKDYSKEKISNNNSDFYNVIFLLLLYTIQGVPIGVSSVVPLIIQDKVSYSQLSMLSLISIPFSLKLLWAPIVDAVYIKKFGRRKSWIIPLQLICSLLMILYSLRVSTWLGERNDPINLYYLTSFFFILFFLMATQDIAVDGWALTMLSEKNKGLASICNILGQNIGYCVSQLSFLTLNNKKICFYLFKRYVKIMHSIFHNSEYYKMLNDNLKLIYHTFLPFVDMNVFLKFWGVFILLLTILTFFKKETSNNKENENTKIIEEEQEQKNKSQSISNAPKKDGNEFRNAKETYKNLYELLFLPPMKIFIILFLINRLPFASVEVATNFKMLKKGITKEEFAIFNPFFIPISIISPAIIGKIIQNTNPLNVYYYGYMLRYISNIVLSTLLPLTEYMYSNKTHAPQILFYMYYLYIFGAQIFNNLCIDLMTVSSMGFQNVISDPQIGGTYMTFLNTINNMGSHWSTIFLWLLDYTDMTICYGGRCIFIDGFYTQMICSFLIGILINSFVLKCIKKLQNFPIEDWRTYSDSITKKNN; encoded by the exons ATGAATAAATCTTCACATGGAAACActaatacaaatttaatgaaaGAAAGAAAGCCAAAGCAAAAAACAgatgatgaaaaagattattccaaagaaaaaatatcaaataataattcagaCTTTTATAATGTGATTTTCTTATTATTGCTATACACTATACAAg gtGTGCCCATAGGGGTTTCATCTGTAGTCCCTCTAATAATTCAGGATAAGGTTAGCTACTCCCAGCTAAGCATGCTATCATTGATTAGCATACCTTTCAG cttaaaattattatgggCACCCATTGTAGATGccgtatatataaagaagtTTGGAAGGAGAAAGAGTTGGATAATTCCATTACAG TTAATATGCAGCCTTTTGATGATACTCTATAGTTTACGGGTTAGCACATGGTTAGGAGAACGAAATGACCCAATAAACTTATATTACTTGAcctcctttttttttattcttttttttttaatggcTACCCAAGATATTGCAGTGGATGGGTGGGCCTTAACCATGTTATCGGAGAAGAATAAGGG GCTGGCTTCAATATGCAATATTTTAGGGCAAAATATCGGGTATTGTGTATCTCAACTATCATTTTTAACCctaaacaataaaaaaatatgtttttatttatttaagaGATATGTCAAAATTATGCATTcaatatttcataattcagaatattataaaatgctGAACgacaatttaaaattgataTATCATACTTTCTTGCCTTTTGTTGATATGAAtgtgtttttaaaattttggggtgtatttattttattattaaccatacttacattttttaaaaaagaaacatcaaataataaggaaaatgaaaatacaaaaattattgaaGAAGAACAAGAGCAAAAGAATAAATCGCAAAGTATATCAAATGCCCCCAAAAAAGATGGAAACGAATTTAGAAATGCAAAAGAGAcgtataaaaatttatacgaattattattcttaccaccaatgaaaatatttattattttatttttaataaatcgaTTACCGTTTGCATCCGTTGAAGTTGcaacaaattttaaaatgttaaaaaaaggaataacAAAAGAAGAATTTGCAATATTTAATCCATTCTTTATACCTATATCAATTATATCACCAGCTATTATtggaaaaattatacaaaatacgAATCCattaaatgtatattaCTATGGATATATGTTACGATATATTTctaatattgttttatcgACATTATTACCATTAACtgaatatatgtattcaaataaaactCACGCACCCcaaatacttttttatatgtattatttgtatatatttggagctcaaatatttaataatctCTGTATAGACTTGATGACAGTTTCATCG atgGGGTTTCAAAATGTAATATCAGATCCACAGATAGGCGGAACATATAtgacatttttaaataccaTTAATAACATGGGCTCTCAc tgGTCAACGATATTTTTATGGTTGCTTGATTATACAGATATGACAATTTGCTACGgag gGCGTTGTATATTCATTGACGGTTTTTACACACAAATGATATGCTCATTCTTAATTGGGATACTAATTAATagttttgttttaaaatgtattaaaaaattacag aATTTCCCAATAGAAGACTGGAGAACATATTCCGATAGtattacaaaaaagaataattag
- a CDS encoding pyruvate kinase 2, putative, with translation MRLLCFYLIAELITCFVYGLKNNSHLNNLDLQHTGDGFLFLNNAYINKTLESKRNRITAKAASGKKRNAIYSQNNFDDLQISNISNTNTKKNKISFTKCKQIATVGPATEMLENLEKLYLSGIDVFRLNFSHGPKSIKKYIINAIRILEKKYNTSIGILGDIQGPKIRIGEFEKNEQNQIDDEKNTFVELKEGDTFSFDLSNKLGNKNRVFLNYPDLLKNVKPGQIILLDDGNLKMKVEGIAYTSDQDISVKATVLTGGKLYSKKGFCIPNMIMPIEVLSEKDIKDILFCINEGVDYLGYSFVQTEYDLMFLKNIINDYYESDFYKNIKKNRIVYDVNELQYKDYDDDTDFYIKEINDYYNNYYLKNYHTYKQIYNVYKNNNLDVGDMDQEMNDRDTHFESANSASPSFGESSSFNKNLDNEISKYTLNKDVNKIFIISKIEKPSAVKNLDNIIKLSDGIMIARGDLGIETNLSNLPILQKKIINLCKTKYNKIVIVATQMLESMRFIPSPTRAEVTDVATALYDGADCVMLSAETATGKYPILSSSTQNSIIQNVEKDYYFYEYTQKKAENANNNNISFVNTHNHLKQFGSISDTSSAHQKKTPSDTSHFDKLIYSIRDISNNINLKSIVLFSNDFNKILKLSNLKTKAPIVVITDNKNLSRKLQLPWGIYPYYSSIETGTNKDFISLINYGCQISKQEGFVTSPDEYSLVTFTENIKNSANLIYLCQPCLEN, from the coding sequence atgaggTTACTTTGTTTTTACCTCATCGCAGAATTAATAACATGTTTTGTTTACGGGCTAAAGAATAATTCACATTTGAATAATTTGGACCTACAACACACAGGAGATGGattcttatttttgaataatgcttatataaataagacTTTAGAAAGTAAAAGAAATAGGATAACAGCAAAAGCAGCATCAggaaaaaagagaaatgcaatatattcacaaaataattttgacGATTTACAAATTTCAAACATTAGTAAtacaaatacaaaaaaaaataaaatatcatttaCAAAATGTAAACAAATAGCCACAGTAGGACCAGCAACGGAAATGCTTGAAAAtcttgaaaaattatacttaAGTGGAATTGATGTATTTAGATTAAATTTTTCTCATGGTCCCAAAAGtattaaaaagtatataattaatgcTATAAGaatattagaaaaaaaatataatacatcAATTGGAATATTAGGGGATATACAAGGTCCCAAAATAAGAATAGGAgagtttgaaaaaaatgaacaaaatcaaattgatgatgaaaaaaatacatttgtAGAATTAAAGGAAGGAGATACCTTTTCCTTTGATTTGTCAAACAAGctaggaaataaaaatagagtgtttttaaattatccagatttattaaaaaatgtaaaaccAGGGCAAATAATATTGCTTGATGATGGGaacttaaaaatgaaagtaGAAGGTATTGCATATACTAGCGATCAAGATATATCAGTAAAAGCCACAGTTTTAACAGGAGGAAAACTATATAGCAAAAAGGGATTTTGTATTCCAAATATGATAATGCCAATAGAGGTATTGAGtgaaaaagatataaaagatatactattttgtattaatgAAGGCGTGGATTATTTAGGTTATTCCTTTGTACAAACTGAATATGatttaatgtttttaaaaaatattattaatgattattatgaaagtgatttttataaaaatataaaaaaaaatcgaatcGTTTATGACGTAAATGAATTACAATATAAAGATTATGACGATGACAccgatttttatataaaagaaataaatgattattataataattattatttaaaaaattatcacacatataaacaaatatacaatgtgtataaaaataataatttagatGTTGGGGACATGGACCAAGAGATGAATGATCGTGATACACACTTCGAAAGTGCCAATTCAGCTAGTCCCAGTTTTGGAGAAAGTTCctcatttaataaaaatttggatAATGAAATATCTAAGTATACTCTTAATAAGGATGTGAATAAgatattcataatttcGAAAATTGAAAAACCATCCGCtgttaaaaatttagataatattataaaattatcgGACGGTATTATGATTGCAAGGGGTGATTTAGGAATTGAAACGAATTTATCGAATTTACCAatattgcaaaaaaaaataataaatttatgtaaaacaaaatataacaaaatagtTATTGTGGCTACACAAATGCTAGAAAGTATGAGATTTATACCATCTCCTACAAGAGCTGAAGTTACTGATGTTGCTACTGCTCTTTATGATGGAGCTGATTGTGTTATGCTATCAGCTGAAACAGCCACTGGAAAATATCCTATATTATCATCTTCAACACAAAATAgtataatacaaaatgtGGAGAaggattattatttttatgaatatacaCAGAAAAAAGCAGAAAACgctaataacaataatataagcTTTGTGAATACACATAATCATTTGAAACAATTTGGAAGTATTTCCGATACATCAAGTGCacaccaaaaaaaaacacccTCAGATACCTCccattttgataaattaatatacagTATAAGAGATATAAGCAACAATATAAACCTCAAATCTATAGTTTTGTTTTCTAATGactttaataaaatactaAAATTAAGTAATTTAAAAACTAAAGCCCCAATTGTTGTTATAACtgacaataaaaatttgtcaCGAAAATTACAATTACCATGGGGTATATATCCATACTATTCAAGTATAGAAACTGGTACGAATAAAGATTTTATATCCTTAATTAATTATGGGTGTCAAATTTCAAAACAAGAAGGTTTTGTTACTTCACCTGATGAATATTCGCTTGTTACATTTactgaaaatataaaaaattcggctaatttgatttatttatgtcaACCATGTTTAGAAAACTAA
- a CDS encoding ADP/ATP transporter on adenylate translocase, putative: MSGDFKTSFAADFLMGGVSAAISKTVVAPIERVKMLIQTQDSIPEIKSGQVERYSGLINCFKRVSQEQGVSSLWRGNMANIIRYFPTQAFNFAFKDYFKNIFPRYDQNSEFAKFFCVNILSGATAGAVSLLIVYPLDFARTRLASDIGKGKDREFNGLFDCLKKIYKQTGLLSLYSGFGISVTGIIVYRGSYFGLYDSAKAILFNNDQNTSIVLKWSVAQSVTILAGLISYPFDTVRRRMMMMSGRKAKEDIQYKNTIDCWLKILKHEGISGFFKGAWANVIRGAGGALVLVFYDELQRLL; this comes from the coding sequence atgaGTGGAGATTTCAAAACAAGCTTTGCTGCTGATTTTTTAATGGGCGGTGTATCCGCCGCTATTTCAAAAACAGTAGTTGCCCCAATCGAAAGagtaaaaatgttaatacaAACACAAGACTCTATACCTGAAATAAAATCCGGTCAAGTCGAAAGATATTCTGGGCTAATCAACTGCTTTAAAAGAGTATCACAAGAACAGGGTGTTTCATCATTATGGAGAGGAAATATGGCAAATATTATTCGATATTTCCCAACGCAAGCTTTTAATTTTGCTTTCAAggattattttaaaaatatatttccaaGATATGATCAAAATTCAGAATTTGCAAAGTTTTTTtgtgttaatatattatcggGAGCAACTGCAGGAGCTGTTTCTTTACTTATAGTTTATCCTTTAGATTTTGCAAGGACAAGGTTAGCATCCGATATAGGAAAAGGAAAAGATAGAGAATTTAATGGGTTATTTGAttgcttaaaaaaaatatacaagcAAACAggattattatcattatatagTGGCTTTGGTATTTCAGTTACGGGTATCATTGTGTATAGAGGTTCATATTTTGGCTTATACGATAGTGCAAAAgccatattatttaataatgatcAAAATACAAGTATTGTTTTGAAATGGTCAGTTGCACAATCAGTTACTATTTTGGCTGGTTTAATTTCATATCCATTTGATACAGTCAGGAGAAGAATGATGATGATGTCAGGTAGAAAAGCAAAAGAAGATattcaatataaaaataccaTAGATTGTTGgcttaaaatattaaaacatgAAGGTATTAGTGGATTTTTCAAAGGAGCATGGGCTAACGTTATTAGAGGAGCTGGTGGTGCTCTTGTCCTTGTTTTTTATGACGAATTGCAAAGATTGCTTTAA
- a CDS encoding dynamin-like protein, putative, with protein MDKLVPIVNKLQNVLSSFISSETLSLPHIAVIGAQSVGKTSLLESLVGLSFMPKGEGIATRTPIIIQLTNSKTEECYCTVTYYDCEGNRVEKHIDDFSILNNMLIEVTDEITGGNKCIKETPIIIEIHKNDVLDLTLIDLPGLTKVPVGNQPHNVEEQIGCLVNKYIKNPNCIILAVSSANIDLANSDSLKMARNVDPKHERTIGVITKCDVVEKSEIWKKMISGTLYPLKKGFVAVVCRSQKDIDDNVSIDESLRKEEEYFNQYIDFSNQNECIMECGIKNLAKKLNNILIEHIKNTVPYLKPKIDALKSIEEEKLLELGEPMDNMNRSEYLAVLVNYITKFSQQYQDIIDGKVFYKDRVDELKGGARIHYIFNDWYIKALNDFSPLELLSDEEIRIAIRNSSGPRGALFVPESAFETLIKKLINCLKEPSLRCADQVYEELIKIVDNCKINDMERFTNLKSAINEQVKILLKDCLQPTKEMIKNLMLIELSYINTSHPDFLNEHFMKNVYDKDNEYVEELEPVVKMHSNNNKSPHHKRDYHENYMSSNGVHNNGYMQSHHQMHDGMHGTMNNANDKMNSNTGTNMSNTNHGITYKEENKMWKNKEDYKSHKNKDGTKIANLNNRENVFVLPVIPEKIIPECSSSSKEIIEIDLIKSLINNYFNIVRKHIADAVPKAIMHFMVNTSRKTMQKVLISNLHNSELLNLFNECSSIKVKRNNCKKNLESLNQAIKMLAEIRNQDI; from the coding sequence atggataaatTAGTGCctattgttaataaattacaaaatGTACTTTCGTCATTTATCAGTAGTGAAACATTAAGCCTTCCACACATAGCAGTAATAGGAGCACAGTCTGTTGGTAAAACATCTTTGTTAGAATCATTGGTTGGTTTAAGTTTTATGCCAAAAGGGGAAGGTATAGCTACAAGAACACccataataatacaattaaCTAACTCCAAAACAGAAGAATGTTATTGTACAGTGACATATTATGATTGTGAAGGTAATAGAGTAGAAAAACATATAGAtgatttttctattttaaataatatgttaaTAGAAGTAACCGATGAAATAACGGGAGGaaataaatgcataaaAGAGACTCCTATAATTATAgaaattcataaaaatgatgtaTTAGATTTAACATTAATTGATTTACCTGGTTTAACAAAAGTACCAGTTGGAAATCAACCACATAATGTAGAAGAGCAAATTGGATGCTtagttaataaatatattaaaaaccctaattgtataattttagCTGTTTCTTCAGCTAATATCGATTTAGCTAATTCTGATAGTTTAAAAATGGCTAGAAATGTAGATCCAAAACACGAAAGGACTATAGGTGTAATAACAAAGTGTGATGTTGTGGAAAAATCCgaaatatggaaaaaaatgattagTGGGACTTTATAtccattaaaaaaaggttTTGTAGCTGTAGTTTGTAGAAGTCAAAAAGATATTGATGATAATGTTAGTATTGATGAATCATTGAGAAAAGAAgaagaatattttaatcaATACATCGATTTTTCAAACCAAAATGAATGTATTATGGAGTgtggaataaaaaatttagcaaaaaaattaaataatatacttattgagcatataaaaaatactgTACCATATTTAAAACCCAAAATAGATGCATTAAAAAGTattgaagaagaaaaattattagagCTAGGTGAACCAATGGATAATATGAACCGTTCAGAATATTTAGCAGTTCttgttaattatattacaaaattttcTCAACAATATCAAGATATAATAGATGGAAAAGTATTTTATAAAGATCGAGTAGATGAATTAAAAGGGGGTGCAAgaattcattatatatttaatgattGGTACATTAAAGCATTAAATGATTTTTCCCCATTGGAATTATTAAGTGATGAAGAAATACGAATAGCTATTAGAAATTCAAGCGGGCCAAGAGGTGCATTGTTTGTGCCAGAAAGCGCATTTGAAacgttaataaaaaaattaataaactGTTTAAAGGAGCCATCACTTCGTTGTGCAGATCAAGTTTATGAAGaacttattaaaattgttgataactgtaaaataaatgatatggAAAGATTTACAAACTTAAAAAGCGCAATAAATGAACAggtgaaaattttattaaaagatTGCTTACAACCAACAAAGGAAATGATCAAAAATCTTATGTTAATTGAGTTATcttatattaatacaaGCCATCCTGATTTTTTGAATGAgcattttatgaaaaatgtatatgaCAAAGATAATGAATATGTCGAAGAATTGGAACCTGTTGTTAAAATGCACAGTAACAACAATAAAAGCCCACACCATAAAAGGGATTACCacgaaaattatatgagcTCGAACGGAGTTCACAATAATGGGTATATGCAATCACATCATCAAATGCATGATGGAATGCATGGAACAATGAATAATgcaaatgataaaatgaaCAGTAATACAGGAACGAATATGAGCAATACCAATCATGGTATTACAtataaagaagaaaataaaatgtggaaaaataaagaagatTATAAAtcacataaaaataaagatggTACAAAAATAgctaatttaaataatagagaaaatgtttttgttttaccAGTTATCcctgaaaaaataataccaGAATGTTCATCTTCTTCTAAAGAGATTATTGAAATTGATTTAATCAAAtcattaattaataattattttaacatTGTAAGGAAGCATATAGCTGATGCTGTACCCAAAGCTATAATGCATTTTATGGTTAATACATCGAGAAAAACGATGCAAAAAGTTTTAATTTCAAATTTACATAACAGTGAGCTTCTTAACCTTTTTAATGAATGCTCTTCTATCAAAGTAAAAAGAAACaattgcaaaaaaaatttggaaTCCTTAAATCAAGCTATTAAAATGTTGGCAGAAATCAGAAACCAAGACATTtag
- a CDS encoding TFIIH basal transcription factor complex helicase XPB subunit, putative, with product MDDPNDYVYDNISTDGLNKRSDIIYEDYYAKNVKRRKFKSSEKITEENEELPKKAKRKLKEYYEVLFDNKIINLPFSADSINVQQRGFHDYSKEMKLKKNHMNKPLWICSDGFIYLEMFNSCSKQASDFLITIAEPICRPEIIHEFQLTIFSLYAAISVGITLDELLLNLDKFSKNVLPSELVYSITKSAESFGKVKLVLRENKYYIEAKDKFELDYLLNNNIIKNARVYSTDVNNNDSKKNSMFNLNSNFMESSRADNTGASGNVLNDEAENKKQKDAYVTYEAPVLDTAQLGFKISESEKQLMLEETKKNANDNSNENSAEVYSFEVNCDKIEEVKQEALQTMQRPLLMEYDFRRDKKNPNLNCSLKSHVQIRYYQEKALRKMFSNGRSRSGIIVLPCGVGKTLTGITAASTIKKSSLFLTTSAVAVEQWKKQFEDFTNIHPRHIRILTSDYKFDLWPINEAGVLISTYTMLAYSGKRSEQSLKIVNDIRRREWGLLVFDEVQFAPAPSFRRINDIVKSHCKLGLTATLVREDLLIRDLQWIIGPKLYEANWVELQNKGFLAKALCKEIWCSMPSSFYKYYLKSNSFIKRRLYTCNPRKLMMCEYLIKYHEQNNDKIIVFSDNIFALLHIAKTLNKPFIYGKLSPIERIAIINKFKNDSTINTILLSKVGDNAIDIPIANVVIQISFNFASRRQEAQRLGRIIRPKNRANEKKNINDPDSFFYSLVSKDTIEMCYSDKRQRFLINQGYAYNVLSDNIVDFNKLNLVYKNKKIQDNLLKCILASTDDGNNDEDDDAFDDMNFKKEAPKTNKRNSSVLSSNNDNLVRMSDSDGLLKLSTNMDITFNDKKKTASKKFADKHILFRKFLNQNR from the exons ATGGATGATCCAAACGATTATGTATACGATAATATTAGCACAGATGGATTGAATAAAAGATcagatattatatatgaagattattatgcaaaaaatgtgaaaCGACGGAAATTCAAGTCTTCCGAAAAAAT AACggaagaaaatgaagagTTACCAAAAAAGGCAAAAAGGAAACTTAAGGAATATTATGAagttttatttgataataagataataaatttaccATTTAGTGCTGACTCAATAAATGTGCAGCAAAGAGGGTTTCATGATTATAGTAAAgaaatgaaattaaaaaaaaatcacatGAACAAACCACTATGGATATGTTCAGAtggatttatatatttagaaaTGTTCAACAGTTGTAGTAAACAGGCTTCGGATTTTCTTATAACAATAGCAGAACCTATTTGTAGGCCTGAAATAATACATGAATTTCAGTTgacaattttttcattatatgcaGCTATATCTGTTGGTATAACCTTAGATgagttattattaaatttggataaattttctaaaaacGTATTACCTAGCGAATTAGTGTATAGTATAACAAAAAGTGCTGAATCATTTGGTAAAGTAAAATTAGTATTaagagaaaataaatattatattgaaGCTAAAGATAAATTTGAATtagattatttattaaataataatattattaaaaatgcacGGGTATATTCAACAgatgttaataataatgattcaaaaaaaaatagcatgtttaatttaaatagtaACTTTATGGAAAGTAGTAGGGCTGATAACACAGGTGCTTCAggaaatgttttaaatgaCGAAGCGGAGAATAAGAAACAAAAAGATGCCTACGTCACATACGAGGCCCCTGTACTCGACACAGCACAGCTAG GTTTCAAAATAAGTGAGAGTGAAAAGCAACTAATGCTAGAGGAAACAAAGAAAAATGCAAATGATAACTCGAATGAAAATTCAGCAGAAGTTTATTCCTTTGAAGTAAATTGTGATAAAATAGAAGAAGTTAAACAAGAAGCATTACAAACAATGCAAAGGCCATTATTAATGGAATATGATTTTCGaagagataaaaaaaatccgAATTTAAATTGTTCATTAAAAAGTCATGTACAAATAAGATATTATCAAGAAAAAGCATTAAGAAAAATGTTTAGTAATGGGAGAAGTAGATCAGGTATAATAGTATTGCCTTGTGGTGTTGGTAAAACATTAACTGGTATAACTGCAGCAAGcactataaaaaaatcttccttatttttaacaacATCAGCAGTAGCTGTTGAGCAATGGAAGAAACAGTTTGAAgattttacaaatattcATCCAAGGCATATAAGAATATTAACATCCGATTATAAGTTTGATTTATGGCCAATTAATGAGGCTGGTGTATTAATATCAACATATACTATGTTGGCATATTCAGGTAAAAGAAGTGAACaaagtttaaaaattgttaatgATATAAGAAGAAGAGAATGGGGTTTGTTAGTTTTTGACGAAGTGCAATTTGCCCCTGCACCATCATTTAGAAGAATTAATGATATAGTAAAGTCACATTGTAAACTTGGGCTGACTGCTACATTAGTTAGAGAAGATTTACTTATAAGAGATTTGCAATGGATTATTGGGCCTAAGTTATATGAAGCCAATTGGGTAgaattacaaaataaaggaTTTTTGGCAAAAGCTTTATGCAAAGAAATTTGGTGTAGTATGCCGAgttctttttataaatattatttaaaatcaaATAGCTTTATAAAACGGCGATTATACACATGCAATCCTAGAAAATTAATGATGTgtgaatatttaataaaatatcatgaacaaaataatgataaaattattgtttttagtgataatatatttgcgCTATTACATATAGCCAAAACTTTGAATAAACCTTTTATTTATGGTAAATTATCACCTATTGAAAGAATtgcaataataaataaatttaaaaatgattcaACGATTAATACTATTTTGTTAAGTAAAGTCGGAGATAATGCTATCGATATACCTATAGCAAATGTTGTTATACaaatatcatttaattttgctTCGAGAAGGCAAGAAGCACAAAGATTAGGAAGAATTATTCGACCAAAAAACAGagcaaatgaaaaaaaaaatatcaatgATCCTgattcgtttttttattctttagTTAGTAAAGATACTATTGAAATGTGTTACTCAGATAAAAGGCAACGATTTCTTATAAACCAAGGATATGCTTATAATGTCCTTAGTGATAATATTGttgattttaataaattaaatttagtatataaaaacaaaaaaattcaagATAATTTACTTAAATGTATTTTGGCCAGTACAGATGATggaaataatgatgaagatGATGACGCATTTGATGATATgaattttaaaaaggaaGCCCCCAAAACTAATAAAAGGAATAGTAGTGTTTTATCAagtaataatgataatttgGTGAGAATGTCAGATAGTGATGGACTTCTCAAGTTATCTACAAACATGGATATAAcatttaatgataaaaaaaaaacagcttcaaaaaaatttgcaGATAAACACATTCTTTTCAGAAAATTTTTGAACCAAAACCGATAA
- a CDS encoding enhancer of rudimentary homolog, putative, which yields MSAGYSDVVLLVQFSKKIESRTFVEYNSLKLALNGICQLYEQAIKENDPSVQRITYSMNDLFVYIDNIQKMTILLFHQPTWSYRLHDKKWIKQKLVEHIKDQIGQ from the exons ATGAGTGCAGGTTATAGTGATGTTGTGCTATTAGTTCAGttctcaaaaaaaatagaaagtAGAACGTTTGTTGAATATAACTCATTAAAATTGGCCTTAAATG GAATTTGTCaattatatgaacaagcaataaaagaaaatgaccCTTCAGTACAAAGAATAACATATAGCATGAATGATTTGTTTGTGTATATTGATAACATCCAAAAAATGACGATATTATT aTTTCATCAACCCACTTGGTCATATAGACTTCATgacaaaaaatggataaaacaaaaattggTTGAACATATTAAAGATCAGATTGGACAATAA